The Magnolia sinica isolate HGM2019 chromosome 3, MsV1, whole genome shotgun sequence genome includes the window GGACGCATTTTGTATGATAGGGTGAATCGTCCAAGCAAATCGCAGCCGCATTACTCGCAATATAGAGAGAAAGCTGGGGCCTGGCCCATCATATCATAGCCTGGATGGCTTTGGATTCGGTATTAACCCCTCCAATATCGAGTTCAGTAGTGGCgtgtgctttgtgggcccactatgatgtatttatttcatccaagctgtctatctatttctccaactcattttagtgcataagcatgaaaatgagtcagatccaaatctcagatggactataccacaggaaatagtgttgaatgaacgctcaccgttaaaaacttctttggggccacataagtcttAGATTAACTTAatattttgttttcctttcattcaagtttgtgtgacctgatcaacaggttggatgacaagtaaacattacaatggaccctaagaAGCTTTTATGGTGGCATTATATCACCACTGTTTTTCTGGTGGTGTAGtcctcctgagatttggatcttcattattttttatcCATTCCAGGAAAtgatttagaaatgtgaatggaTGTCAGGgattaaaatttatatatatatatatatatatatatatatatatatatatatatatatatatatatatatatatatatatatatatatatatatatgtatgtatgtatgtatgtacaatgcccggagactcggttatggaatggaccaccTCTATTAAAATCGACCGAAAGATTCGAGCCTATAGTTTGGATTAAGCATGATAAAGCCGAAGGAGAGACATGTTCGGATCTGTAGGAAATAAATCCCGACAGAAGTTGAGAGTCGAGAGCTTTAGGCAGGTATAGGACGCATCAAGCTATCTCGGTTAATGAGGCAGCAACGTCTAAAAAGACATGTTAAAGGTCCTAAATCAGAAAGCCGCCTGACCGACTAGAAAAACAACCCATGTATGGTTGGTTGTAGTATCGGCTGTTGGATAGAAGGAAAACATCGGCCCTAAACTGACCCAATTTCGTCCGATAGTAGGCTAAAAGTCTCCTATGTAAGCCAGCCGAGATTACGGATCTATTGAGGCCGAGTCAAGTAAAGGAGAGACGGCGTAATCTTAAACGCCGTCTCGAGAATTTTGTAGAAGGATCCCCGATCCCAGAAATCTCGGGATCATGGAGTATCCATAAACGAAATACCAACTAAATTAAATCTCCAAAAGATTGGGAAAGAATCCCTGTACGGCGGGATCCTTTTCCTCTTATAAATAGAAGAGATTCCAAGGATGAAAGGTATGCAAAACATTCTCTCTAAAACCTCCTCAATACCATAAGACCTAGATTcatagcctaactttggcattgaagggtcccctactctagcgaGGGTCTCTTTTGTCTTCTCCCTGTGTAGGTACTCGAAGGTATACCGAGGGACGACCAAATATTTGTATcaatagtttggcgccgtctgtgggaaacgatACAAAAAGTCGTTTCTTACGCTCTATCTAGAGGTTGAAAAACGTGCTTTAATGGTGGTTACTAGAAGAACGGTTCCAGGAGATCCTAACGAGGCTGCCGCTGGTGAGCCGTCGGATGCAAATGCTGTTCGAAGGATTCAAGGCTAGAATTCCGCTGCTCGACCAGCGACCTCCATTGGGACGAGGAACACTCAGCGGAACCGAGGTAATGGGTGACTGGATAAAGAAGTACAGGAACTCAGATCCGACATCAACATCATAAATAGCTGTTGGAACAAATACATCGGCAGCAAGTTCCGCCAGGTGTCCAGACGGCTAATGCACCACAGCAAGTTGTCGATCCCGAGCCTGATGTTGCGTAACCgacaatccctcagaaaagtcaGCCCCAAGGTCCATCCGAGCCGGCCCCTACTCATTCCGCTACCGCCATTCTACCCCCAACTGACCTCCGACATGAAATTGATCGGCGAAGACAAAGTCGGCCTCCGATCTAGGGAATGGCCgaaagtaacaaaccttggaaagccgacctctAAGATTTCAAGAGGGAGGTACGAGAGGAGATTGAAGACGTAAAGCAAGGTCGTGATTCGCGTCAAAATCGGCCCGCGACAAAAATGTCCCCATTCGTGGAGGAAGTGATGCAGGCCCGATTGCCAGAACATTTCCGTCTTCCGTAAATTACGCCTTTCACGGGTAAAATCGACCCAAccgagcacatcgaatgctttcGAACGTATATGGAActacatgatgcctcggatgccgtGATGTGTCGAGCCTTCTCCCTTACATTAGCCGACGtagctcgactttggttcaagcagctgaaaccaaagtcTATCCGAACcttcacagaacttagtgacgcctTCCTAACCAATTTTATTGGCGGGAAGAAGAAGCTGAAACCTCCAGCGCACCTGAATAACATAGTACAAAAGGAGAGAGAATTACTGAAAGACTATATCAAACGGTTCAACTTCAAATCGCTCCAAGTTCGGAAACACACGGAGGAAACAATACTCAACTCCATCATGCAAGGCGTAAGGGACAAGCCATTCTTGGCGTCCTTAGATAAGAATCCACCCGAGACTTTGTCGGAGTTCATGACTCGGTCGGATAAATACGCAGACGCTGAAGAAACGCGGAACTTGCGTGAGGCCGTCCAGAACGCAAAAACCACGGCCAAACGGTGGGCCAAAAATGAGGCTAACTCAGCCGGAGGAAAAAAGCGTAAGGACTACCGAACGCATGAAGAACGCAAGTCTGGCAAGCGACCCGACCGAATGTTCTCTACATACACCCCGCTTAACAAACCTCGAGAACAAGTactgatggaaatcaaaagtaaAGGATTCGTGAGTTGGCCAAATAAGCTTCGGAGTAACCCAAACCGACGGAACAAGGATAAGTACTGTCACTATCATCGCGATCACGATCATAGCACAAGTGATTGCTATCATTTGAAGGaggagatcgaaaggcttatccgaGAAGGTCTGCTCAAAGAACACGTCAAGAGAATAGGAACAACGGAAGAACTACCGGGCGACGACcgacctatggaagaaatccggatgaTAGTCGGAGGACCCCTGTGCGGCGGTGACTCAAATAACGCCCAGAAAAACCACGCCAGGAGTCTCAACCGACCTGAGTCTGACATTCTAATCATAGCTCGACCatcgaaagaaaaaaagaagaaaaaatattatATCTCATTCACTGATGAAGACGCCCAAGAGATCCATCGTCTACATGATGATGCATTAGTCGTTACTCTGACCATTGCAAATCGAAGGGTGTTCCGTATTCTCGTCGACACAGGGTCATCGGTTGACGTATTGTTCACTTAAGCTTTCGACAGGATGGGAGTTGAACGATCCACGTTACGACTGGTTCGTACCCTGTTAGTAGGATTCTCGGGGGGACAGATACTCCCGGAAGGGATCATATCACTGCCCCTCATAGCCGGGAATC containing:
- the LOC131239068 gene encoding uncharacterized protein LOC131239068 gives rise to the protein MELHDASDAVMCRAFSLTLADVARLWFKQLKPKSIRTFTELSDAFLTNFIGGKKKLKPPAHLNNIVQKERELLKDYIKRFNFKSLQVRKHTEETILNSIMQGVRDKPFLASLDKNPPETLSEFMTRSDKYADAEETRNLREAVQNAKTTAKRWAKNEANSAGGKKRKDYRTHEERKSGKRPDRMFSTYTPLNKPREQVLMEIKSKGFVSWPNKLRSNPNRRNKDKYCHYHRDHDHSTSDCYHLKEEIERLIREGLLKEHVKRIGTTEELPGDDRPMEEIRMIVGGPLCGGDSNNAQKNHARSLNRPESDILIIARPSKEKKKKKYYISFTDEDAQEIHRLHDDALVVTLTIANRRVFRILVDTGSSVDVLFT